The Oryctolagus cuniculus chromosome 5, mOryCun1.1, whole genome shotgun sequence genome includes a region encoding these proteins:
- the GJB7 gene encoding gap junction beta-7 protein, translating to MSWMFLRDLLSGVNKYSTGTGRLWLAVVFIFRLLVYIVAAEHVWKDERREFECNVRQPGCETVCFDHFFPISQVRLWALQLIMVSTPSLLVVLHVAYREGREKRHRKKLYVSPGMMDGGLWYTYIISLIVKTGFEIGFLVLFYKLYDGFRVPYLLKCDLQPCPNTVDCFISRPTEKTIFILFLIITSCLCMVLNFIELSFLVLKCFIKCCLKRDSKNLRCSGCECHNFRCVGSNKMGIPALLQNHHSGLTTGTPQQPEAKLLCDTQVG from the coding sequence ATGAGTTGGATGTTCCTCAGAGACCTTCTAAGTGGAGTAAATAAATACTCAACTGGGACTGGGAGGCTATGGCTGGCTGTTGTGTtcatcttccgtttgctggtctACATAGTAGCAGCAGAGCACGTCTGGAAAGATGAGCGGAGAGAATTTGAATGCAACGTTAGACAGCCTGGTTGTGAAACTGTGTGTTTTGACCACTTCTTCCCCATATCCCAGGTTAGACTTTGGGCCTTACAGCTAATTATGGTCTCCACGCCTTCTCTTCTCGTAGTTCTACATGTAGCCTATcgtgaggggagggagaaaaggcacagaaagaaacTCTATGTGAGCCCAGGTATGATGGATGGAGGCCTATGGTATACTTACATTATCAGCCTCATTGTTAAAACTGGCTTTGAAATTGgcttccttgttttattttataagctCTATGATGGATTTCGTGTTCCTTACCTTTTGAAGTGTGATTTGCAGCCTTGTCCTAACACTGTGGACTGTTTCATCTCCAGACCCACAGAGAAAACAATCTTCATCCTTTTCTTGATCATCACCTCCTGCTTGTGCATGGTGTTGAATTTCATTGAACTGAGCTTTTTAGTTCTCAAGTGCTTTATTAAGTGCTGCCTCAAGAGAGATTCTAAAAACCTCAGGTGCTCAGGATGTGAGTGTCACAACTTCAGGTGTGTTGGAAGTAATAAGATGGGGATCCCTGCTCTACTCCAGAATCACCATTCAGGCTTGACCACAGGCACACCCCAACAACCTGAAGCAAAGCTACTTTGTGACACACAAGTGGGTTAA